The Sphingomonas sp. So64.6b genome includes a region encoding these proteins:
- a CDS encoding PD40 domain-containing protein yields MRRAYRIAAAIGLIAALGGAAAPRRPGIEIVGSAELFAPGIASTASSEVRLTISPDGRTALWFSRNRPGGAGGYDIWISRLVAGRWAQAQPVPFNSPTRDFDPAFSADGRQVYFCSDRPGGLGGDDVYRVAVTRDGFGPVERLDAAVNSAGNEFAPMISPDGKTLLFSSDRPGGAGRQDLYIATRQGVRFAPARPLPGAVNTAGDEFDATFLSDSAAIVFARAADFSVDRIDLFQTRPAGGRYHAGTVLPASVNMSDKDSYGAMLDWSQPDRLTFSGQRAEATSMELYLIRYRR; encoded by the coding sequence ATGAGGCGCGCATACCGCATCGCCGCCGCGATCGGCTTGATCGCTGCGCTGGGCGGCGCGGCCGCTCCACGCCGGCCGGGTATCGAAATCGTCGGATCCGCGGAGCTCTTCGCGCCGGGCATCGCCTCGACCGCGTCGTCGGAGGTGCGGCTGACGATCAGCCCCGATGGCCGTACCGCCTTGTGGTTCAGCCGCAACCGCCCCGGCGGCGCGGGGGGCTATGACATCTGGATATCGCGCCTGGTGGCTGGACGATGGGCGCAAGCGCAGCCGGTACCGTTCAATTCGCCGACGCGCGACTTCGACCCGGCTTTCTCGGCCGACGGACGTCAGGTCTATTTCTGTTCCGACCGGCCGGGCGGACTGGGCGGCGACGATGTCTATCGCGTGGCCGTGACGCGCGACGGCTTCGGGCCGGTCGAGCGCTTGGACGCGGCCGTCAACAGCGCGGGCAACGAGTTCGCCCCGATGATCTCGCCCGACGGCAAGACCCTGCTCTTCTCGAGCGACCGCCCCGGCGGCGCTGGTCGCCAGGACCTGTATATCGCGACCCGGCAAGGCGTCCGCTTCGCGCCTGCGCGGCCCTTGCCCGGCGCGGTCAACACGGCGGGCGACGAGTTCGACGCGACCTTCCTGTCCGACAGTGCGGCGATCGTCTTCGCGCGCGCCGCCGATTTCAGTGTCGACCGCATCGACCTGTTCCAGACGCGCCCCGCCGGCGGCCGCTACCACGCGGGCACCGTCCTGCCGGCGAGCGTCAACATGTCTGACAAGGACAGTTACGGCGCAATGCTCGACTGGTCGCAACCCGACCGGCTGACCTTTTCGGGGCAGCGGGCCGAGGCAACGTCAATGGAGCTTTATCTGATACGCTACCGACGGTGA
- a CDS encoding LysR substrate-binding domain-containing protein produces the protein MVDLHRFPSLASIRAFECAARLGSFTRAAAELGTSSASVSYHVRQLEAQIGVVLFRRHAQRVELTGPGAIVAKETIAAFAALRATFVRAGEADEKKLSITALPTFGTSWLTPRLGRFRAQQPEILLDLDLSVEAHDLGAGGFDAAIRNGYGRWPGLRAVKLMPSIFAPLCAPALAETAAGFADPRRPSTIPLLGRPDWWALWYGALGVADAVPPERFGTTLSAEYLDMAAAIAGHGIAMGSPLLFADEIRAGRLVLAHDLVIDTGRSFWLTFPVTRQRSRKIARFREWVCDEALRECAAAAALIRRAVPAADQDMPS, from the coding sequence ATGGTCGATCTACACCGATTCCCCTCACTCGCCTCGATCCGCGCATTCGAATGCGCGGCTCGGCTCGGCAGCTTCACCCGGGCGGCGGCGGAGTTGGGCACCTCCTCGGCCTCGGTCAGCTATCATGTCCGCCAGCTCGAAGCGCAGATCGGCGTTGTGCTGTTTCGCCGCCATGCCCAGCGCGTCGAACTGACCGGACCCGGCGCGATCGTCGCGAAGGAGACGATCGCCGCTTTCGCGGCGCTGCGCGCGACCTTTGTGCGCGCGGGCGAAGCGGACGAAAAGAAGCTGTCGATCACCGCGCTTCCGACCTTCGGCACGAGCTGGCTGACGCCGCGGCTCGGCCGCTTCCGTGCGCAGCAGCCGGAGATATTGCTCGATCTGGATTTGTCGGTCGAGGCGCATGACCTGGGCGCCGGAGGATTCGATGCGGCGATCCGCAACGGCTATGGGCGCTGGCCCGGGTTGCGCGCCGTGAAGCTTATGCCGAGCATCTTCGCGCCGCTCTGCGCGCCGGCATTGGCGGAGACGGCGGCCGGTTTCGCCGATCCGCGCCGGCCTTCGACGATACCGCTGCTCGGCCGCCCCGACTGGTGGGCCTTATGGTATGGAGCGCTCGGGGTGGCCGATGCGGTACCGCCCGAGCGTTTCGGCACGACCCTGTCGGCAGAGTATCTCGACATGGCGGCGGCGATCGCCGGTCACGGTATCGCAATGGGGTCGCCTTTGCTGTTCGCCGATGAAATCAGGGCCGGCCGCCTGGTCCTTGCGCATGATCTGGTGATCGACACCGGCCGGTCGTTCTGGCTGACTTTCCCGGTGACGCGCCAGCGCAGCCGGAAGATTGCGCGCTTCCGTGAATGGGTCTGCGATGAAGCGCTGCGCGAATGCGCGGCGGCGGCGGCGTTGATCCGGCGCGCCGTTCCGGCCGCGGATCAGGACATGCCATCCTGA
- a CDS encoding PAS domain-containing sensor histidine kinase, with protein MLVQGVTDYAIYMLDPQGRVTSWNSGAATIKGYDAAEIIGEHFSRFYTEQDRATGEPARALDTALREGKYEAEAQRVRKGGAIFWAHVVIDPIRNDDGRHIGFAKITRDVTEKRETQKQLEETRDALFQSQKLQALGELTGGIAHDFNNLLTVIRGSADLLRREGLSTQKRDQYLAAIVETADHAATLTSHLLAFGRRQALKPEVIDLNVRLDAFAEMLSRTLGGKIEVSLDLSPALGLVEVDSTQLETALLNAAINARDAMPGGGTLTLSTRNIDDAAGKMVCVALSDTGEGMTPEVLDRVFEPFFTTKVIGKGTGLGLSQIHGFAAQAGGRVELTSVPEKGTTVHILLPRTDKPATTAVTLRSGSANGDGRTLLLVEDNAAVRDFAHGLLTELGYRVISVDCAETAVERLEAERIDLVFSDVVMPGLSGVELERIVRARFPDIPVLLASGYSEEVALGTAGDLTVLPKPYGAESLAAALAEVVGAKNRPLA; from the coding sequence ATGCTCGTGCAAGGTGTGACCGATTACGCCATCTACATGCTCGACCCGCAGGGCCGCGTGACCAGCTGGAACAGCGGCGCGGCAACGATCAAGGGCTATGACGCAGCCGAGATCATCGGCGAGCATTTCTCGCGCTTCTACACCGAACAGGACCGCGCGACGGGCGAACCCGCGCGGGCGCTCGACACGGCGCTGCGCGAAGGCAAATATGAGGCCGAAGCGCAACGTGTGCGCAAGGGCGGCGCGATCTTCTGGGCACATGTCGTAATTGACCCGATCCGCAACGATGACGGCCGGCATATCGGCTTCGCCAAGATCACCCGCGACGTGACGGAGAAGCGCGAAACCCAGAAGCAGCTGGAGGAAACGCGCGACGCGCTGTTCCAATCGCAAAAGCTTCAAGCGCTGGGTGAGCTGACCGGCGGTATCGCGCATGACTTCAACAATCTGCTCACCGTCATCCGCGGTTCGGCCGACCTGCTGCGCCGCGAAGGCTTGAGCACGCAAAAACGCGACCAGTATCTGGCCGCGATCGTCGAAACGGCGGATCATGCCGCGACTCTGACCAGCCATTTGCTCGCCTTTGGCCGTCGCCAGGCGCTCAAGCCTGAGGTCATCGACCTCAATGTCCGGCTCGATGCCTTTGCCGAAATGCTATCGCGCACGCTGGGTGGCAAGATCGAAGTGAGTTTGGACCTGTCACCCGCGCTCGGCCTGGTCGAAGTCGATTCCACGCAACTCGAAACCGCGTTGCTCAATGCCGCGATCAACGCCCGCGACGCGATGCCGGGCGGTGGTACGCTGACACTCTCGACGCGCAATATCGATGATGCGGCGGGAAAAATGGTCTGCGTCGCGCTGAGTGATACCGGTGAGGGCATGACGCCTGAAGTGCTGGATCGGGTGTTCGAGCCGTTTTTCACCACCAAGGTGATCGGCAAGGGCACCGGACTCGGCTTATCGCAGATCCACGGCTTTGCCGCCCAGGCCGGCGGCCGAGTGGAGCTGACGTCGGTCCCCGAAAAAGGCACGACGGTCCACATCCTGCTGCCCCGCACGGACAAGCCGGCCACTACCGCCGTGACGCTCAGGTCGGGCAGCGCGAATGGCGATGGCCGGACATTGTTATTGGTCGAGGACAATGCCGCGGTACGCGACTTCGCCCATGGCCTGCTGACTGAGCTTGGTTATCGCGTGATCAGCGTGGATTGCGCGGAAACGGCGGTCGAACGGCTTGAGGCCGAGCGGATCGACCTGGTCTTTTCCGACGTCGTCATGCCGGGACTGAGCGGCGTCGAGCTGGAGCGCATCGTACGCGCACGATTCCCCGACATCCCGGTGCTGCTCGCCAGCGGCTATAGCGAAGAGGTCGCCCTGGGTACGGCCGGCGACCTCACCGTCTTGCCCAAACCCTATGGCGCGGAGAGCCTCGCTGCAGCCTTGGCAGAAGTAGTCGGAGCGAAGAATCGCCCGCTGGCATAG
- a CDS encoding MBL fold metallo-hydrolase — translation MPANPIIEAFFDEPTNTISYLVADPVTGDAAVIDPVLDFDLASGEADIRSAERILACAAARGWTIVMVLETHAHADHLSAAPYIKAKTGAAIGIGDHIRDVQKIFRPMFAFDDLATDGSDFDRLFSDGDRFAIGQLDVTVMYVPGHTPADIAYRIGDAAFVGDTLFMPDYGTARADFPGGDARQLYRSIRRVLSLPDETRLFLCHDYKAPGREEYRWETTVGEVRCTSVHVRDEIGEDAFVAMREARDATLSVPKLLLPAIQVNIRAGRFPAAEANGVNYLRIPVTATFGMDGTGI, via the coding sequence ATGCCCGCGAACCCGATTATCGAGGCGTTCTTCGACGAGCCGACCAATACGATCAGTTATCTGGTGGCCGACCCCGTCACGGGCGATGCGGCGGTGATCGATCCGGTGCTGGATTTCGATCTGGCGAGCGGCGAGGCCGATATCCGCTCGGCCGAACGCATTCTGGCGTGCGCCGCCGCACGCGGCTGGACCATCGTCATGGTGCTGGAGACGCATGCGCATGCCGATCATTTATCGGCCGCGCCGTATATCAAGGCGAAGACCGGCGCGGCGATCGGTATCGGCGATCATATCCGCGACGTGCAGAAGATTTTCCGGCCCATGTTCGCGTTCGACGATCTCGCGACCGACGGATCGGATTTCGACCGCCTGTTCAGCGACGGTGACCGGTTTGCGATCGGCCAGCTCGATGTGACGGTGATGTATGTCCCCGGCCATACCCCGGCCGATATTGCTTATCGTATCGGCGACGCGGCCTTTGTCGGCGATACCCTGTTCATGCCCGATTACGGCACCGCGCGTGCGGACTTCCCCGGCGGCGACGCGCGCCAGCTCTATCGGTCGATCCGGCGTGTGTTGAGCCTGCCCGACGAAACGCGGCTGTTCCTGTGCCATGACTATAAGGCACCGGGACGTGAGGAGTATCGCTGGGAAACGACGGTGGGCGAAGTGCGGTGCACCAGCGTCCATGTTCGTGACGAGATCGGCGAGGACGCTTTCGTTGCGATGCGTGAGGCGCGCGATGCGACGCTGTCGGTGCCGAAGCTGCTCCTGCCCGCGATCCAGGTGAACATCCGCGCCGGGCGCTTTCCGGCGGCGGAGGCGAATGGCGTCAATTATTTGCGCATCCCGGTTACGGCGACGTTCGGAATGGACGGGACGGGTATTTGA
- a CDS encoding DUF2147 domain-containing protein — MIRIAPVTAIATALLATCWTGSALAANDDALIGRWRTQERGGVVEIHRCGAALCGRVVDGAPLRANPDQRDVKNGDKALRTRKLMGLRILGGFTGGPTEWKGGPLYDPNSGDGAATGYLMLAGPDTLKVKGCLALFLCRTQTWQRAR, encoded by the coding sequence ATGATCAGGATCGCGCCCGTCACCGCTATCGCCACGGCATTGCTGGCAACCTGCTGGACCGGATCTGCGCTGGCTGCGAACGACGATGCCCTGATCGGGCGCTGGCGTACGCAGGAGCGCGGCGGGGTGGTCGAGATTCATCGATGCGGCGCGGCCTTGTGCGGGCGCGTCGTCGATGGCGCGCCGCTCCGTGCAAATCCCGATCAGCGCGATGTGAAGAATGGCGACAAGGCGCTACGCACGCGCAAGCTGATGGGCTTGCGCATTCTGGGCGGCTTCACCGGCGGGCCGACCGAATGGAAGGGTGGGCCGCTCTACGATCCCAATAGCGGCGATGGCGCGGCGACCGGTTATCTGATGCTGGCCGGACCCGACACGCTCAAGGTGAAGGGGTGTCTGGCGCTGTTCCTGTGCCGGACACAGACCTGGCAGCGCGCACGCTAA
- a CDS encoding TetR/AcrR family transcriptional regulator — protein MEVTGPVRAKRRKRNAAEAREEGLVAARELLLEGGPAAVTLANVGNRIGMSHTNLIHHFGSAGEMQSALMASMIRDLADALDDAVAHLKTDAGAPSILVEKVFDAFDGGGAGQLAAWLMLSREFDHLEPIRQAVLDLVGAIGEKLAIGPESDAKIRSIVLLIAVCAFGDAVIGPQLREMLGQKPDAGRGVMAQILPALIQSGL, from the coding sequence TTGGAGGTCACCGGTCCGGTTCGCGCGAAGCGGCGCAAGCGCAACGCCGCGGAAGCGCGCGAGGAAGGCCTTGTCGCGGCGCGTGAACTCTTGCTGGAGGGTGGGCCGGCGGCAGTCACGCTGGCCAATGTCGGCAATCGCATCGGCATGTCGCACACCAACCTGATCCATCATTTCGGTTCGGCGGGCGAAATGCAGAGCGCGCTGATGGCATCGATGATCCGCGACCTCGCCGACGCGCTCGACGATGCCGTGGCGCATCTCAAAACCGATGCCGGCGCACCGTCGATCCTGGTCGAGAAAGTGTTCGATGCGTTCGACGGCGGCGGCGCGGGGCAACTGGCCGCCTGGCTGATGCTGTCGCGCGAGTTCGACCATCTCGAGCCGATCCGTCAGGCGGTGCTCGACCTGGTCGGCGCGATCGGTGAGAAACTCGCCATCGGCCCGGAATCGGACGCGAAGATCCGCTCGATCGTCCTGCTCATCGCGGTCTGCGCGTTCGGCGACGCGGTGATCGGCCCGCAGCTGCGCGAGATGCTTGGTCAGAAACCCGATGCGGGGCGTGGCGTGATGGCGCAAATTCTGCCGGCCCTGATCCAGTCGGGACTTTAG
- a CDS encoding PD40 domain-containing protein, producing MLKNIMLAVLFVSAPGVAAEHAERLSISTMVSDVRLAVSPDETHRLWGLVNRTPGAGLEIVESRLVEGQWSAPLPVSFNGPANDFDPSFSPDGRTVYFFSNRPGGAGGDDLYAVSYDPGTRVYGEPRNLGPKVNTDGDEWAPTVSPDGRTLMFASNRHGLSGGQNLFVAPLKGGEIGTPVALDAVIDTAEDEYDATFVGGADRIVFARGDAYGDKGAKLHSAVKDGKGWRDEGPLPPTINCSAELNIGPSVSPSGKFYWSAACGPGETRLDLWTGDLPSVTRR from the coding sequence ATGTTGAAGAATATCATGCTTGCCGTGCTGTTCGTGTCGGCGCCGGGTGTCGCCGCCGAACATGCCGAGCGCCTGTCGATCTCGACCATGGTGTCAGATGTGCGCCTCGCCGTCTCGCCTGACGAGACGCACCGGTTATGGGGACTGGTCAACCGCACGCCCGGCGCCGGGCTGGAGATCGTCGAATCGCGGCTCGTCGAGGGTCAATGGAGCGCGCCGTTGCCGGTCTCGTTCAACGGGCCGGCGAATGACTTCGACCCGAGCTTCTCGCCCGATGGCCGGACGGTCTATTTCTTCTCCAACCGCCCCGGCGGCGCGGGGGGCGACGATCTCTATGCGGTATCCTATGATCCGGGGACACGCGTCTATGGCGAACCACGCAACCTTGGACCCAAGGTCAACACCGATGGCGACGAATGGGCGCCGACCGTCTCGCCCGATGGCCGCACGCTGATGTTCGCATCGAACCGACATGGCCTGTCCGGCGGGCAGAATCTGTTCGTCGCGCCGCTCAAAGGGGGCGAGATCGGCACGCCGGTCGCGCTCGACGCGGTGATCGATACCGCCGAGGACGAATATGATGCGACCTTTGTCGGTGGCGCGGACCGTATCGTATTTGCACGCGGCGATGCCTATGGCGACAAGGGTGCGAAGCTCCATTCGGCGGTGAAGGATGGGAAGGGCTGGCGCGACGAAGGGCCGTTGCCGCCGACGATCAATTGCTCGGCCGAGCTCAATATCGGCCCCTCGGTGTCGCCCTCGGGAAAATTCTACTGGTCGGCGGCGTGCGGTCCGGGGGAGACGCGGCTCGACCTGTGGACCGGCGACTTGCCCTCCGTCACGCGCCGGTAA
- a CDS encoding helix-turn-helix domain-containing protein, which produces MAEKPYACGVGPAFDVVGGKWKAVILWELNAGPVRFGELKRRVVGVTEKMLIQQLRELERDSLITREVFSQVPPRVDYALTSWGATLNAALAPVADWGEAYARTMGRYPGAAS; this is translated from the coding sequence ATGGCGGAAAAACCTTATGCCTGCGGCGTCGGTCCGGCGTTCGACGTCGTCGGCGGCAAGTGGAAAGCGGTGATATTGTGGGAACTCAACGCCGGCCCGGTGCGCTTCGGCGAGCTCAAGCGTCGCGTGGTCGGCGTGACCGAGAAGATGCTGATCCAGCAATTGCGCGAGCTTGAACGCGATTCGTTGATCACGCGCGAAGTATTCAGCCAAGTACCGCCGCGCGTCGATTACGCGCTCACGAGCTGGGGCGCGACGCTCAATGCGGCACTGGCCCCGGTGGCCGATTGGGGCGAAGCCTATGCCAGGACGATGGGTCGGTATCCGGGAGCCGCTTCATGA
- a CDS encoding PAS domain-containing protein: MFGFGRFPFRNMAFTRLMTDKPGFDLHLSDQRFQLLVNAVTDYAIYMLDPAGHVVSWNPGARRFKGYEADEIIGQHFSRFFEEKDRAAGLPGHALRTAAAEGRFEAEGWRVRKDGSRFWVSAVIDPIRDDAGVLIGFEDHARHYRKARSRAEAVFQRTTFPHARARCDRLRHLHARPAGPRDQLEQRRGNDQGL, from the coding sequence GTGTTCGGCTTCGGCCGATTTCCCTTTCGGAACATGGCCTTCACACGACTGATGACAGATAAACCCGGTTTCGATCTGCACCTGTCCGACCAGCGATTCCAACTGCTGGTCAATGCCGTCACAGACTATGCGATCTACATGCTTGACCCCGCGGGCCATGTCGTCAGCTGGAACCCCGGCGCGCGGCGTTTCAAGGGTTATGAGGCCGACGAGATCATCGGCCAGCATTTCTCCCGCTTCTTCGAAGAGAAAGATCGCGCGGCGGGCTTGCCCGGACATGCGTTGCGCACCGCGGCGGCGGAAGGACGGTTCGAGGCGGAAGGCTGGCGGGTCAGGAAAGACGGGTCGCGCTTCTGGGTGAGCGCGGTGATTGATCCGATTCGCGACGATGCCGGGGTGCTGATCGGTTTCGAAGATCACGCGCGACATTACCGCAAAGCGCGAAGCCGAGCAGAAGCTGTTTTCCAGCGAACAACATTTCCGCATGCTCGTGCAAGGTGTGACCGATTACGCCATCTACATGCTCGACCCGCAGGGCCGCGTGACCAGCTGGAACAGCGGCGCGGCAACGATCAAGGGCTATGA
- a CDS encoding metal-dependent hydrolase encodes MNQTLTPPDIAIPLRDLRFNRDAAQHPRWWHGGDPVATAFFNALSCTFPAGEKFFMDSVRAYRRSVDPVLQKQIGGFIAQEAVHSREHAAFNKLAADSGYTVATLEARTKRVLDFARTRAKEHQLAATCALEHFTAILAHELLATNGRDMDAAPEDAARLWGWHAIEEVEHKAVAFDTFLAVTAHWSGLRRYALRVRAMILATIILVVTMRANMADLYREDGLRGPRIWWRTLKFLFGRPGMLRRVTPAWLTYFRPGFHPWQHDDRAVLASAQKRLGIAAAI; translated from the coding sequence ATGAACCAAACCCTCACGCCGCCCGACATCGCCATTCCGCTGCGCGATCTGCGGTTCAATCGCGACGCCGCTCAGCATCCGCGCTGGTGGCATGGCGGCGATCCCGTCGCGACCGCCTTTTTCAACGCGCTGTCCTGCACATTCCCAGCGGGCGAGAAATTCTTCATGGACAGCGTGCGGGCGTATCGGCGCTCGGTCGATCCAGTGCTGCAGAAGCAGATCGGAGGCTTCATCGCGCAGGAAGCGGTGCACAGCCGCGAGCATGCCGCGTTCAACAAACTGGCGGCGGATAGTGGTTATACCGTCGCGACGCTCGAGGCGCGGACCAAGCGCGTGCTCGATTTCGCGCGCACCCGGGCAAAGGAACATCAGCTTGCCGCAACCTGTGCGCTGGAGCATTTCACCGCGATCCTGGCGCATGAACTGCTCGCCACCAACGGCCGCGACATGGACGCAGCACCCGAGGATGCGGCGCGGCTGTGGGGATGGCACGCGATCGAGGAGGTGGAGCACAAGGCCGTCGCCTTCGACACTTTTCTCGCGGTTACCGCCCATTGGTCGGGCTTGCGGCGCTATGCATTGCGAGTGCGGGCGATGATCCTCGCGACGATCATTCTGGTCGTTACGATGCGCGCCAATATGGCCGATCTGTACCGTGAGGATGGTCTGCGTGGCCCGCGCATCTGGTGGCGCACGCTCAAATTCCTGTTCGGCCGCCCCGGCATGCTGCGCCGCGTGACGCCCGCCTGGCTGACCTATTTTCGCCCCGGTTTCCATCCCTGGCAGCATGACGACCGGGCGGTGCTCGCGTCGGCGCAGAAGCGGCTGGGCATCGCGGCGGCCATATGA
- a CDS encoding NAD(P)-binding domain-containing protein produces MKMTDVTIIGLGSMGLTMAELMLGAGRSVTLWNRSADKATDLVARGAHFAPSPAAAIAASPVILICVFDYTAAQAILDADGAAAALDGRLLVNLGTGSPEDARDAEIFVAGHGGRYLDGAIQAAPSQMGQDDTPILVSGAATVFAEALPLLRVLAGSPMHLGERIDAAAFMDLATLSYVYGAFGGFLHGARIAESVDISVATFGRIVEQISPTFGAFFKHEAAVIESGDFAITESPLRISIPAVERILRTSEALGINTELPALVHEWLGRADRAGLANEELASLIKILRG; encoded by the coding sequence ATGAAAATGACCGACGTTACGATAATCGGGCTGGGTTCGATGGGCCTGACAATGGCGGAGCTGATGCTTGGCGCGGGCAGGTCGGTTACGTTGTGGAATCGCAGCGCGGACAAAGCCACCGATCTGGTCGCGCGGGGCGCGCATTTTGCGCCGAGCCCGGCGGCGGCAATCGCGGCCAGCCCGGTCATATTGATCTGTGTGTTCGACTATACGGCGGCACAAGCCATTCTCGATGCGGACGGCGCGGCGGCCGCGCTCGACGGTCGGCTGCTGGTCAATCTCGGCACAGGCAGCCCGGAAGATGCGCGCGATGCCGAGATATTCGTTGCCGGTCATGGCGGGCGTTACCTCGACGGTGCGATCCAGGCGGCACCGAGCCAGATGGGGCAGGACGACACGCCGATCCTCGTTTCCGGCGCAGCAACGGTGTTCGCCGAGGCGCTGCCGCTGCTGAGGGTGCTGGCGGGCAGTCCGATGCATCTCGGCGAGCGTATCGACGCGGCGGCGTTCATGGACCTCGCCACTTTGTCCTATGTCTATGGCGCGTTCGGCGGCTTCCTGCACGGCGCACGGATTGCAGAATCGGTCGATATCAGCGTCGCGACCTTCGGCAGGATCGTCGAGCAGATATCGCCGACCTTCGGCGCTTTCTTCAAGCATGAGGCAGCGGTGATCGAGTCCGGCGATTTCGCCATCACCGAAAGCCCGTTGCGCATTTCGATCCCGGCGGTCGAGCGCATCCTGCGCACCTCCGAAGCACTTGGTATCAATACCGAGCTGCCGGCGCTGGTGCACGAATGGCTTGGCCGGGCCGACCGGGCTGGTCTTGCGAATGAGGAACTGGCCTCGCTGATCAAGATTCTCCGCGGTTGA